Below is a window of Cytobacillus firmus DNA.
AATCGTGCGGAAGCCATTGTTATGGTCGATGACGATTTTATTTCCATAGCCGCCATCCATGCCTGCGGATACAACCGTACCGTTATCGGCTGCTTTGATCGTGCGGTCACTCGGTCTTGCAATGTCAATCCCTTTATGCATTTTGCCCCAGCGGTATCCCATTTTACTTGAGATATAGCCGCCAACTGCCGGATAGGCAAAGCTGCCTTCACCGCGGGATGGAATCACCTTTGTTCCCTTGATGACAATTTGCTTCACAGGCTCTTCAAGAACCTTTTCATCTTTTACTTCTTTTTTGACCGTTTGGCCGTTTTCTTCCGTAATCAGATAGGTAGCAGCACGAACGCCTTCCTTGCCTTCCTGCTTCACTTTCGTTTCGCCTTTAGGCATGCTGCTGTCTTCGACGATTTCTTTTTCAAAATCTATTTTTTCTTTCTTGAAAACTTCCTTATCTGCTAACACTTTTACATACGGTTTGTAGACAGTCACATTTAATTTCTGGCCTGCTTTAATGACTGAATCGTTCTTAAGACCGCTGTTCAGTTCGATCAATTGCTTCATATCGAGGTCATGGGCACTGGCGATATTGCTTAGTGCATCGCCTTCTTTCACCACATATTTCTCTTCTTCAAGGGTTCCCTTTTGCAAAAGCTTTACAGCCTCATCTGCATTGATGATCTGGTCTGGTTTCACGGTTGCTTCAGAGATGGATACATCTTCCGTAAAGCGGACATCTAAAAGACGTGTTTCATCTTCCTTCAGCTGTGGTAAAGGAATTGCAGAAGATGCTTTTCTATCTTCGAATGCCTTTAAGTCTTTTTCTGATACATAGGACGTCTTGATTTTCTGGAGGGCCGCTTTTGCCTGCTCCTCATTTTCCAAATAAGCAATTTCCTTGCCGCCAATCACTAAGGCAGCTGCTTCAGCATGAACTTCCATCTTATCTTTTAGGCCATTGACAGCTTCTGATTCATTCACTTGTGAGCTGGATTCAAAAACCTGCTCAGGAACAAAGGAAAGCTCCGATGCCAGCGCCAGCTTTAATCCCTTATGGGATCCTTCAGCCTCACTGATCTTTTTATCAGCCAAATTTTCGATGACACTTTTATCCGACACCGTTCCAATATATTCGTCACCCATATAGACATAATAAACGGTCACAAGCTTATCATCATTGGCAGAAGCGGATATGCCGCCAGTAAATGTTAGAGCCGCCGCTGCAAAGCCGGCAGCAATCGTTCTATTTATAGTTTTCTTAAAGCTTTTCGCTGTAAATTCTGATGATAAGGTACCTTTTTTCATCCATTTGAACATGGTTACATCCCCCTAGACTACGGTAACAAAGAACACTTTCATATAGTGCTATGTAACTACGAATTTGTGATTCTGATTTTTTCACAATACCTACTTTACCATACAGCAAAGCAAATAAATTACGAGACTCGGGAATGTAACAAAAATGTATAATAGCTGACATTTTATGACTTTTAATGGCAAAGCAAGGGATGGTTTTTGTCGAATGGAGGATAGGAAGTAATCCCTATTTTCAAGGGTTTGTTAGTGCTGCGAAAAATAGAGGAGAGTGTGCGTCTAAATTACGCGGCCTTTCTTCAGAAAAGCGCTTATATTACAGAAATATAACAAAAAGGAGTATGCTTGGTTACATACTCCTTCTTGGGATGGCTCAGGACGGAATCGAACCGCCGACACAAGGATTTTCAGTCCTTTGCTCTACCGACTGAGCTACTGAGCCTTATTAGATTATTTTTTCCTAAACGTTGTTTGGCTTCGTCCTTCGTCCCGATTTGGCAAACGGTACGCTGAAGTGATTCAAGGGAGCTTATTCGGTCGTGCTCTACCGACTGAGCTACTGAGCCTTATTAGATTATTTTTGCCTAAACATTGTTTGGCTTCGTCCTTCGTCCCGATTTGGCAAACGGTCCAATGTTATGAAGCAGATTATGTAAATGGCGGTCCGGACGGGACTCGAACCCGCGACCTCCTGCGTGACAGGCAGGCATTCTAACCAACTGAACTACCGGACCAAATAATAACCGCCAGCAAGTAAGCTGGGCTTGCCAGCCGTTTGCTGACGGTTATTCGCCATGACCCCTACGGGATTCGAACCCGTGTTACCGCCGTGAAAGGGCGGTGTCTTAACCGCTTGACCAAGGGGCCATAAAAAAGTATAAATGGTGAGCCATGAAGGACTCGAACCTTCGACCCTCTGATTAAAAGTCAGATGCTCTACCGACTGAGCTAATGGCTCATGCTACTAGTGTTTCCAAGGTTGCTACCTTGGCGACGCTTTTTATAATATCATAGAGTTTTATAAAAGCGCAATAACTTTTTTATAAAAAATTCTTTTTTGCTGGGAAGACTGCGGCTGGAGGTGTTTGGCTACTAGATTGCAGCCACTTGGCTGGGATGGGTTTTCCCTAAAAAGGGTATTCTTTTCCCCAATTTGAGAGTTCCTTTCCCTAATTTATGCGTTCTTTTCCCAGGTTTATGGATTCATTTCCCTAATTCTCTTTGTTTATTCCTCTTTTTTAATTTTTTCTCTATTATAAACCAGATGTGCGGGTTCGGACTCAGCACCGGCCATTTTCTCTTTCTCTGTCTGAACTCACCCCAACTTCGGACTCAAAAACGACAATTTCCCCTTCTTCTGTCCGAACCCGACCCAACTTCGGACTCAGTAATGCCTTTTTCCCCTCACACTGTCCGAACCTGCCCCCAGGAGCCACAAACCAGCCAAGCGCACACCCGCCTGTCCAGCCACATAAAAAAAGAAAAGCCCCAATCAGGGCTTTTCCAATCAAGTATTAGTTTTGTCTCCATGGGCTTAACACTACGTTTGTCTGTGTGCGGTCCGGGCCAACTGAGAAGATGGATAATGGAATTCCTGTCAGCTGGGAAACGCGCTCCAGGTAGTGGCGGGCATTGGCAGGAAGCTCATCGAGTGATTTGCAGCCTGTGATGTCCTCTGTCCAGCCTGGAAGCTCTTCGTATACCGGCTCACATTCAGCCAATACTTTTAAGCTTGCAGGGAACTCTTCGATTACTTCTCCGTTATAACGGTAAGCTGTACAGATTTTCAATGTCTCAATTCCAGTCAGAACATCGATGGAATTAAGGGAAAGATCTGTGATTCCGCTGACACGGCGGGCATGGCGGACAACCACGCTGTCGAACCAGCCGACACGGCGGGCACGTCCAGTTGTTGTACCATATTCACGGCCAACTTCACGGATTTGATTTCCGAT
It encodes the following:
- a CDS encoding LysM peptidoglycan-binding domain-containing M23 family metallopeptidase gives rise to the protein MFKWMKKGTLSSEFTAKSFKKTINRTIAAGFAAAALTFTGGISASANDDKLVTVYYVYMGDEYIGTVSDKSVIENLADKKISEAEGSHKGLKLALASELSFVPEQVFESSSQVNESEAVNGLKDKMEVHAEAAALVIGGKEIAYLENEEQAKAALQKIKTSYVSEKDLKAFEDRKASSAIPLPQLKEDETRLLDVRFTEDVSISEATVKPDQIINADEAVKLLQKGTLEEEKYVVKEGDALSNIASAHDLDMKQLIELNSGLKNDSVIKAGQKLNVTVYKPYVKVLADKEVFKKEKIDFEKEIVEDSSMPKGETKVKQEGKEGVRAATYLITEENGQTVKKEVKDEKVLEEPVKQIVIKGTKVIPSRGEGSFAYPAVGGYISSKMGYRWGKMHKGIDIARPSDRTIKAADNGTVVSAGMDGGYGNKIVIDHNNGFRTIYAHLDSISVSVGQTVSKGSKIGIMGTTGDSTGVHLHFEVYKNGKMQDPLKYIK